The following proteins are encoded in a genomic region of Dioscorea cayenensis subsp. rotundata cultivar TDr96_F1 chromosome 8, TDr96_F1_v2_PseudoChromosome.rev07_lg8_w22 25.fasta, whole genome shotgun sequence:
- the LOC120266348 gene encoding 2-oxoglutarate-dependent dioxygenase DAO-like, translated as MAEVPTIDLTNFPSDKPKLRQACENLGCFRVISHGIPSSLRADMKSTLRSLFDIPAHIKRLNSDIIPGSGYVAPSPANPLYEAFGLYDASSSLDILSFCSNLQASPFQQHTIATYSSKLHALVVNIANKIAKSIGVPHYSFEHWPCQFRLNKYFFTQETIGSSGVQIHTDSGFLTVLQEDDSVGGLEIMDQTGTFVPVHPVPDSFLINLGDIAKVWSNGRLQNLKHRVQCKEAVERISIALFLLGPKDAPVEPPSELVDSHHPRLYKSITVENYRQLRLSTGSRVGESLPHLLL; from the exons ATGGCGGAAGTCCCGACCATCGACCTCACAAACTTCCCCTCCGACAAACCCAAGCTCAGGCAAGCCTGCGAGAACCTCGGCTGCTTCCGCGTCATCAGTCATGGCATCCCATCCTCCCTGCGCGCCGACATGAAGTCCACCTTGCGCTCCCTCTTCGATATCCCCGCCCACATCAAGCGCCTCAACTCCGACATCATCCCTGGCAGCGGCTACGTCGCTCCGTCCCCTGCCAACCCTCTCTACGAAGCCTTTGGCCTATACGACGCCTCTTCCTCTCTTGACATCCTCTCCTTCTGCTCCAATCTCCAAGCTTCCCCTTTCCAGCAACACACCATTGCAACATACTCCTCTAAGCTCCATGCTCTGGTTGTTAATATAGCAAACAAGATAGCAAAGAGCATTGGAGTTCCTCACTATTCTTTTGAGCATTGGCCTTGCCAGTTTCGCCTCAACAAGTACTTTTTCACTCAGGAAACAATTGGCTCTTCTGGTGTTCAGATCCATACTGACTCTGGCTTCCTCACTGTTCTCCAAGAGGATGATTCTGTTGGTGGCCTTGAGATCATGGATCAAACTGGTACTTTTGTTCCGGTTCATCCTGTTCCTGATTCCTTTCTTATCAATCTTGGGGACATTGCAAAG GTGTGGAGCAATGGAAGACTGCAGAACTTGAAGCATAGAGTGCAGTGTAAGGAGGCAGTGGAGAGGATTTCAATTGCCTTGTTCTTGCTCGGGCCGAAGGATGCTCCAGTGGAGCCGCCGTCGGAGCTGGTGGACTCACACCACCCACGTTTGTACAAATCTATCACTGTTGAAAACTACCGGCAGCTCCGGCTTTCAACTGGATCACGCGTTGGTGAAAGCCTCCCCCATTTACTGCTCTAG
- the LOC120266347 gene encoding uncharacterized protein LOC120266347: MSASVMRRHSTSVIDHENKLNAWQESPQLSHHNQGRQNEENSSSTEEIPNQKPTAALVKEIAALELEVINLERHLLSLYRSVFYQCHANSAAKINQSSPLEFEDESVQVGETFHANSYQQFGRKNHSHCNCDGIKKNRASDCKQIEKSPTQDFPTNFPLCREAKIDIKRSFSARRTLADHLGTSTLIDNLADKSCRLSEDILRCVAAIYCKLSNPPIRQTQLFNSATPSASPSSSFSPQNLSDNWSPQCNNDVASSPLRFESVTDKSSSCISMIEVPKISVDGERFDYASKMLNIFRSLIQQLETVNPSKMKHEEQLAFWINIHNALVMHAFLAYGLHQNQMKSSTLSILKAAYNIGGCSVNAYDIQSSILRCQPHRSALWLRVIFSPTMKFTKANDKHKYTIDHPEPLVHFALSLGAHSDPGVRVYTSKNVLQELKLAKQEYIQANVSIRKGNKITMPKLLYHYAKDANLELSDIIETICNCMPETRQTHMQRNFKGSFDKHIKWSSYKSTFRYLVHRDLAKDSE; the protein is encoded by the exons ATGTCGGCTTCCGTCATGCGAAGGCATTCTACAAG TGTCATCGATCATGAAAATAAACTGAATGCTTGGCAGGAGTCACCCCAACTATCACATCATAATCAG GGAAGACAGAATGAAGAGAATTCCTCATCCACTGAAGAGATTCCCAATCAAAAG cCAACCGCAGCGCTTGTCAAGGAGATTGCAGCTCTTGAGCTGGAAGTAATAAATTTGGAACGGCACCTCCTCTCATTGTATCGCTCTGTTTTTTATCAATGTCATGCAAACTCAGCCGCAAAAATCAACCAGAGTTCTCCATTAGAATTTGAAGATGAATCTGTACAAGTCGGAGAAACTTTTCATGCAAATTCTTATCAACAGTTTGGCAGAAAAAATCATTCACATTGCAATTGTGATGGAATCAAGAAGAACAGAGCTTCTGATTGCAAGCAAATTGAAAAGTCTCCGACTCAGGATTTTCCTACAAATTTTCCTTTATGCAGAGAAGCTAAGATT GATATAAAGAGAAGCTTTTCTGCACGTCGAACCCTTGCAGATCATCTGGGTACTTCTACTCTCATAGATAATCTAGCTGACAAATCTTGCAGACTTTCCGAAGATATTTTGAGATGTGTTGCAGCTATCTACTGCAAACTCTCAAATCCACCTATACGACAGACTCAGCTATTCAACTCAGCAACTCCGTCAGCATCCCCTTCAAGTTCATTCTCACCACAAAATCTAAGTGATAATTGGAGCCCTCAATGCAACAATGATGTCGCATCTAGCCCATTGCGGTTTGAATCAGTGACAGATAAGTCTAGCTCATGCATTAGCATGATTGAAGTTCCAAAGATAAGTGTAGACGGTGAGAGATTTGATTATGCCTCTAAGATGCTAAATATATTCAG ATCCCTTATACAGCAACTTGAAACTGTCAATCCTAGCAAGATGAAACATGAGGAGCAACTTGCATTCTGGATAAACATTCACAATGCTTTGGTTATGCAT GCATTTTTAGCATATGGGCTtcatcaaaaccaaatgaaaagcaGCACATTATCAATCCTAAAG GCAGCGTACAATATCGGCGGATGTTCTGTAAACGCTTATGATATTCAAAGCTCAATATTAAGATGCCAACCTCATCGTTCAGCGCTG TGGCTACGTGTAATATTCTCACCAACAATGAAATTCACAAAAGCAAATGACAAGCACAAGTACACAATTGATCATCCTGAGCCACTAGTTCATTTTGCTCTTTCCTTAGGAGCACATTCAGATCCCGGA GTTCGAGTATATACATCCAAAAATGTGCTACAAGAGCTCAAACTAGCAAAACAAGAGTACATTCAAGCAAATGTCTCAATTAGAAAAGGGAACAAAATCACCATGCCAAAACTTTTATATCACTATGCAAAAGATGCAAATCTAGAGTTATCAGACATTATAGAGACAATCTGCAACTGCATGCCAGAAACAAGACAGACACACATGCAAAGAAATTTCAAAGGAAGTTTTGACAAGCATATAAAATGGTCATCATACAAATCAACATTCAGATATCTTGTACACAGAGATTTAGCCAAAGATTCAGAATGA